The window CGGGCTCGTCCCGCGCCGCGTGCGGTCCGGGACGCGCGGGCGCCGCCGCGCGAACCGGCCGATTCGGACGGCCGCGGTCGCCGCCCCGAATCGGCGGGGCCGGTTTGTGGGCGCGATCCGGCCCCCGTGGTACGGTTTCGGCCAGGAGGAGGAACCCGGCATGAGCCTCACCAGCAAGATTGCTGCGCTGCAGGATTACGACGAGTACAAGGAGCTCCACTGGGAGGGCACCTTCGAGGACTACCTCAATCTCGTCCGCAAGAACCCGCGTGTGACGCGCAACGCCTTCCAGCGCCTGTACGACATGGTCCTGTCGCACGGCCAGGAGGAGTACATCGACAACAAGAAGAAGGTCATCCGCTACAACTTCTTCAAGGACGAGCAAAACGGCGGGCGCGACGCGGTCTACGGCCTGGACATTCCGCTGATGCGCCTGATGAACGTGCTCAAGAGCGCCGCGCAGGGCTACGGCACCGAGCGCCGGGTGATTCTGCTTCACGGCCCGGTCGGGTCCTCCAAGAGCACGATCGTCCGGCTGCTCAAGCGCGGGCTCGAGGACTACTCGCGGACGCCGGAAGGGGCGCTGTACACCTATGAATGGGAGTTGCCCGGCGAGCTGGCACAGCTCGCGGGCGGGCAGGAGGTGTTCCCCTGTCCGATGCACGACGAGCCGCTGCGGCTGGTTCCGGCGCAGTGGCGCGAGCGCGCGTTCCGGGAACTGGGCCTCGGCAACGATGACTACCGCGTCCAGATCGTGGGCGACGTCAACCCGGCGTGCCGTCAGATCTTCCGCGAGCTGATGGGGATCTACAAGGGCAACTTCGAGAAGGTGATGTCCCACGTGCGCGTCAAGCGTCTCGTGCTGTCCGAGCAGGACCGCGTGGGCATCGGCACGTTCCAGCCCAAGGACGAAAAGAACCAGGACTCGACCGAACTCACCGGCGACATCAACTACCGCAAGATCGCCGAGTACGGATCGGACTCGGACCCGCGCGCGTTCAACTTCGATGGCGAGTTCAACGTCGCCAACCGCGGCATCATCGAGTTCGTCGAGATTCTGAAGCTCGACGTTGCGTTCCTGTACGACCTGCTCGGCGCCACGCAGGAACACAAGATCAAGCCGAAGAAGTTCGCGCAGACCGACATCGACGAGGTGATCATCGGTCACACGAACGAGGCCGAGTACAAGAAGCTGCTGAACAACGAGTTCATGGAGGCGCTGCGCGACCGCACCGTCAAGGTCGACATCCCGTACATCACGCGGTGGTCCGAGGAGGTCAGGATCTACAAGAAGGACTTCAACCGCGAGCGCGTCCGCGGCAAGCACATCGCGCCGCACACGATCGAGATGGCGGCATTGTGGGCGGTGCTCACCCGGCTCGAAGATCCGAAGAAGCACAACCTGTCGTTGCTGCAGAAGGCCAAGCTCTACGACGGCAAGACGCTGCCCGGCTTTACGCAGGACAACATCAAGGAGCTGCGCAAGGAGGCCGAGCGCGAGGGGCTCGACGGGATCTCGCCGCGCTACATCCAGGACAAGATCTCGAACGCGCTCGTGTCGGACAAGGCGACGAGCAGCGTCAACCCGTTCATGGTCATGAACGAGTTGGAGGCCGGGCTCAAGCACCACTCGCTGATCGCGAGCGAGGAGGAGCGGCGCCGCTACAAGGATCTGCTGACCGTCGTGAAGCAGGAATACGAGGACATCGTGAAGAACGAGGTGCAGCGCGCCATTTCGGCCGACGAGGATGCCATCGCCAAGCTGTGCGCCAACTACATCGACAATGTGAAGGCGTACACGCAAAAGGAGAAGGTGAAAAACCCCTACACCGGCCAGTACGAGGAGCCGGACGAGCGGCTCATGCGGTCGATCGAGGAGAAGATCGACATCCCCGAGAGCCGCAAGGACGACTTCCGCCGGGAGATCATGAACTACATCGGCGCACTGGCGGTCGACGGCAAACAGTTTG of the Deltaproteobacteria bacterium genome contains:
- a CDS encoding serine protein kinase; the encoded protein is MSLTSKIAALQDYDEYKELHWEGTFEDYLNLVRKNPRVTRNAFQRLYDMVLSHGQEEYIDNKKKVIRYNFFKDEQNGGRDAVYGLDIPLMRLMNVLKSAAQGYGTERRVILLHGPVGSSKSTIVRLLKRGLEDYSRTPEGALYTYEWELPGELAQLAGGQEVFPCPMHDEPLRLVPAQWRERAFRELGLGNDDYRVQIVGDVNPACRQIFRELMGIYKGNFEKVMSHVRVKRLVLSEQDRVGIGTFQPKDEKNQDSTELTGDINYRKIAEYGSDSDPRAFNFDGEFNVANRGIIEFVEILKLDVAFLYDLLGATQEHKIKPKKFAQTDIDEVIIGHTNEAEYKKLLNNEFMEALRDRTVKVDIPYITRWSEEVRIYKKDFNRERVRGKHIAPHTIEMAALWAVLTRLEDPKKHNLSLLQKAKLYDGKTLPGFTQDNIKELRKEAEREGLDGISPRYIQDKISNALVSDKATSSVNPFMVMNELEAGLKHHSLIASEEERRRYKDLLTVVKQEYEDIVKNEVQRAISADEDAIAKLCANYIDNVKAYTQKEKVKNPYTGQYEEPDERLMRSIEEKIDIPESRKDDFRREIMNYIGALAVDGKQFDYRTNERLQKALEAKLFEDQKDSIKLTSLVSNVIDKETQEKIDVVKQRLIRDFGYDEESATDVLNFVASIFARGDVKD